The Castanea sativa cultivar Marrone di Chiusa Pesio chromosome 11, ASM4071231v1 genome contains a region encoding:
- the LOC142616216 gene encoding uncharacterized protein LOC142616216, producing MVQNIQLTGSVPKMVQIDNPLIGFSEEDARRLHLLHDNALVVSIQAGDYTMHRVLVDNGSSANILYYLAFQQMGIGREQLVPTNTPLVGFGGIRVFPLGTITLAVTVGDYPQKITKSVTFHVVDYWSAYNTIIRRPTLNSWKAITSTYHLMIKFPTDYGVGEL from the coding sequence ATGGTTCAGAACATCCAGCTGACGGGTTCCGTACCAAAGATGGTGCAGATCGACAACCCCCTCATCGGGTTTTCGGAAGAAGATGCACGACGTCTTCACCTCTTACATGACAACGCACTCGTCGTTAGCATACAAGCAGGAGACTATACCATGCACCGGGTTCTAGTTGACAACGGCAGCTCGGCTAACATCCTCTACTACCTCGCATTTCAACAGATGGGGATTGGTAGGGAGCAACTAGTTCCAACAAACACTCCACTCGTTGGTTTTGGAGGAATTAGGGTATTCCCCCTTGGTACCATCACTTTGGCCGTAACAGTGGGCGACTATCCCCAGAAAATCACTAAGAGTGTAACGTTCCACGTGGTCGACTACTGGTCTGCTTACAACACCATCATAAGACGGCCTACCCTCAATTCATGGAAGGCTATAACCtcaacctaccatctgatgataaaattccctactgacTATGGAGTAGGGGAATTGTGA